The following coding sequences are from one Hymenobacter sp. DG25A window:
- the icd gene encoding NADP-dependent isocitrate dehydrogenase encodes MAEQKITIKNGKLNVPDQPTIPFIEGDGTGPDIWAASVKVFDAAVAKAYGGKRKLVWKEVLAGEKSFKQTGNWLPNETLDAFREYLVGIKGPLTTPVGGGIRSLNVALRQELDLYACVRPVRWFQGVPSPVKHPELTDMVIFRENTEDIYAGIEYMNGTPQAQKMLEFLQDEMGVKKIRFPETSSFGIKPVSKEGTERLVRAAIQYAIEQKKPSVTIVHKGNIMKFTEGAFKTWGYELAEREFGDKVYTWSQYDKTAAKQGQDVADAQQKAALESGKILIKDSIADAFLQQILLRPSEYSVVATLNLNGDYISDALAAIVGGIGIAPGANINYVTGHAIFEATHGTAPKYANQDKVNPGSVILSGALMLEYMGWQEAADLIYKGIEAAIASKRVTYDFERLMEGATLLKCSEFGDEIIKDM; translated from the coding sequence ATGGCAGAGCAAAAAATCACCATCAAGAACGGCAAGCTGAACGTACCAGACCAACCCACCATTCCCTTCATTGAGGGCGACGGTACCGGTCCGGACATTTGGGCGGCTTCTGTTAAAGTGTTTGACGCGGCAGTAGCAAAAGCCTACGGCGGCAAGCGCAAGCTGGTGTGGAAAGAAGTGCTGGCCGGGGAAAAGTCTTTCAAGCAGACCGGCAACTGGCTGCCCAACGAAACGCTGGATGCCTTCCGTGAATACCTGGTGGGCATTAAAGGCCCCCTCACTACGCCCGTAGGCGGCGGTATCCGCTCCCTGAACGTGGCCCTGCGCCAGGAGCTGGACCTGTACGCCTGCGTGCGTCCCGTACGTTGGTTCCAGGGTGTGCCCTCCCCCGTGAAGCACCCCGAGCTGACGGACATGGTTATCTTCCGCGAAAACACTGAGGATATCTACGCCGGCATTGAGTACATGAACGGCACCCCTCAGGCTCAGAAAATGCTGGAATTCCTGCAGGATGAGATGGGCGTGAAGAAAATTCGCTTCCCCGAGACGTCCTCGTTCGGCATTAAGCCGGTTTCCAAGGAAGGCACGGAGCGCCTGGTGCGCGCCGCCATCCAGTACGCCATTGAGCAGAAGAAGCCTTCCGTGACCATTGTGCACAAAGGCAACATCATGAAGTTCACCGAGGGTGCCTTCAAAACCTGGGGTTACGAGTTGGCTGAGCGCGAGTTCGGCGACAAAGTATACACTTGGAGCCAGTACGATAAAACCGCCGCCAAGCAGGGCCAAGACGTAGCCGATGCCCAGCAGAAGGCAGCCCTGGAAAGCGGCAAAATCCTCATTAAGGACAGCATTGCCGATGCCTTCCTGCAGCAGATTCTGCTCCGCCCCTCCGAGTACTCGGTAGTGGCTACCCTGAACCTGAACGGCGACTATATTTCCGATGCCCTGGCTGCCATCGTAGGTGGTATCGGCATTGCGCCCGGTGCTAACATTAACTACGTAACCGGCCACGCCATTTTTGAAGCTACCCACGGTACGGCGCCCAAGTACGCTAACCAGGACAAAGTGAACCCCGGCTCGGTTATCCTCTCGGGTGCCCTGATGCTGGAGTACATGGGCTGGCAGGAAGCCGCCGACCTCATCTACAAAGGCATCGAAGCCGCCATTGCCTCTAAGCGCGTCACCTACGACTTTGAGCGTTTGATGGAAGGCGCTACCCTGCTGAAGTGCAGCGAGTTCGGCGACGAGATTATCAAGGATATGTAG
- a CDS encoding MOSC domain-containing protein, with protein MPSLLPLSIPLTAVSVGKPQQLGSPDAPNPLARKWVTAIRKTAVTEPLWLDALNLTGDGQANLKAHGGPDQALCVYPGTHYSYWSERVDQPLLPGSFGENLTLAGSCTEQDVCLGDVFQWGEAQIQISQPRSPCFQLGLRWQLPLLPKWLQDSGFTGWYMRVLQPGRVSAHDTLELIERPYPEWTVARANSVKYELREDLALSAALPACPALGHLWRQKMLGRTSGTLPLYDDANRLEGLTAG; from the coding sequence ATGCCTTCGCTCCTGCCTCTATCCATTCCACTCACAGCCGTATCTGTGGGCAAGCCCCAGCAATTAGGCTCGCCTGATGCCCCAAACCCACTGGCGCGGAAATGGGTAACGGCCATCCGCAAAACCGCCGTTACGGAACCGCTGTGGCTGGATGCGCTCAACCTAACCGGCGACGGGCAAGCCAACCTGAAAGCCCACGGCGGCCCCGATCAGGCGTTGTGCGTGTATCCCGGCACCCATTATAGCTACTGGTCGGAGCGGGTGGACCAGCCCCTGCTACCCGGGAGCTTCGGCGAGAACCTCACGCTGGCCGGCTCTTGCACCGAGCAGGACGTTTGCCTCGGCGACGTATTTCAGTGGGGCGAGGCGCAGATTCAGATTTCGCAGCCCCGCTCGCCTTGCTTCCAGCTGGGTTTGCGCTGGCAGCTGCCTTTGCTGCCCAAATGGCTACAGGATTCCGGCTTCACGGGCTGGTACATGCGCGTGCTGCAGCCCGGCCGGGTGTCGGCGCATGATACGCTGGAGCTGATAGAGCGCCCCTACCCCGAGTGGACGGTGGCCCGCGCCAACAGCGTGAAATATGAGCTGCGCGAGGACCTGGCGCTATCAGCCGCGCTGCCTGCCTGCCCGGCACTGGGCCACTTGTGGCGGCAAAAAATGCTGGGGCGCACCTCCGGCACCCTTCCCCTCTACGACGACGCCAACCGACTGGAAGGACTTACCGCCGGATAG
- a CDS encoding serine hydrolase domain-containing protein — protein sequence MKTTLTRFRGFLPAFLLLLLMSNCFQAEARTAAPADSVDTFLTTIMQQKRIPGLQLAVVRHGKLVKVAQYGLANVQDSVPVTRHTRFVINSITKAFVGVAVMQLVEAGKLDLGAPVSRYLPGLPVAWQPVTVRQLLTHTSGLPDILPEGAIVTEENETAAWAKVQTQPLDFPIGEKFAYNQTNYLLLGKIIDQLSGMPFAQFIQERQLNVVGMPLTTSGDAHDVLPHSARGYTYFQNIDGQMHRGRQLRNMFEVFSPMLRTAAGMSSTAEEMARWVIALQKGQLLKPTSLPTLWTPGQLNNGSQDGFSRLLNGYALGWPTVSRPEHRAVAPVGGGRSAVFLYPNDDLAIVVLTNLTGTNPDTFIDELAGYYIPDMKVATGFGMSPGLRALHQELRKRGFANAQQAVKQAKKKNAQLQLSEAEINDWGYSLLKQEKVQDALEIFKLNVSLYPQSANTYDSLAETYASLGNKALATRNYQRSLALNPKNTAAAEYLKQ from the coding sequence ATGAAAACAACCCTTACCCGCTTCCGAGGCTTCCTGCCCGCCTTCCTGCTTTTGCTCCTGATGAGCAACTGCTTTCAAGCAGAAGCCCGCACTGCTGCCCCCGCCGACAGCGTGGACACGTTCCTGACGACCATCATGCAGCAAAAGCGCATCCCGGGTTTGCAGCTGGCGGTTGTCCGGCACGGCAAGCTGGTGAAAGTGGCGCAGTATGGGCTGGCCAATGTGCAGGACTCGGTGCCCGTTACCCGGCACACCCGCTTTGTGATTAACTCCATCACCAAAGCCTTTGTGGGGGTGGCCGTGATGCAGCTGGTGGAAGCCGGCAAGCTGGATCTGGGTGCGCCGGTGTCGCGCTACCTCCCGGGTCTGCCCGTGGCCTGGCAGCCCGTAACGGTGCGGCAGCTGCTCACGCACACCTCCGGCCTGCCCGATATCCTGCCCGAAGGCGCCATTGTGACGGAAGAAAACGAAACTGCCGCCTGGGCCAAGGTGCAAACCCAGCCCCTGGATTTCCCCATCGGCGAGAAGTTTGCCTACAACCAAACCAACTACCTGCTGCTGGGCAAAATCATCGACCAGCTCAGCGGCATGCCTTTCGCGCAGTTTATTCAGGAGCGGCAGCTCAACGTGGTGGGCATGCCCCTAACCACCTCCGGCGATGCGCACGACGTACTGCCGCACAGCGCCCGGGGGTACACCTATTTTCAGAATATTGACGGGCAAATGCACCGGGGCCGCCAGCTCCGCAACATGTTTGAGGTGTTTTCGCCCATGCTGCGCACCGCCGCGGGCATGAGCTCTACGGCCGAGGAAATGGCCCGCTGGGTAATAGCACTGCAAAAGGGCCAGCTGCTGAAACCCACCAGCCTGCCTACCCTCTGGACGCCGGGTCAGCTCAATAACGGCTCCCAGGACGGATTCAGCCGCCTGCTGAATGGCTATGCCCTGGGCTGGCCCACCGTATCCCGCCCCGAGCATCGGGCCGTAGCGCCGGTGGGCGGCGGGCGCTCCGCCGTATTCCTCTACCCCAACGACGACCTGGCTATTGTGGTGCTCACCAACCTGACGGGCACCAACCCCGATACGTTCATAGATGAGCTGGCTGGGTATTATATCCCCGATATGAAGGTGGCGACGGGCTTCGGCATGTCGCCCGGCCTGCGGGCACTGCATCAGGAGCTTCGTAAGCGAGGCTTTGCCAATGCCCAGCAGGCCGTGAAGCAAGCCAAAAAGAAGAATGCGCAGCTACAGCTGTCCGAAGCGGAGATAAATGACTGGGGCTACTCGCTGCTGAAGCAGGAAAAGGTGCAGGATGCGCTGGAAATCTTTAAGCTGAACGTGAGCCTGTACCCCCAAAGCGCCAACACCTATGATAGTCTGGCCGAAACCTACGCGTCGTTGGGCAACAAGGCGCTGGCCACCAGGAACTATCAACGCTCCCTGGCGCTCAATCCTAAAAATACCGCTGCGGCGGAATATCTAAAGCAGTAA
- a CDS encoding DUF3817 domain-containing protein has product MLVSLLRTSLGRLRTVGFLEGVSFLVLLGIAMPLKYLAGQPEAVRLVGMAHGVLFVLYVLLVIQAAIEHSWTWQKTLLALVVSVLPFGTFWADKKLFRE; this is encoded by the coding sequence ATGCTGGTTTCTTTGTTGCGGACTTCACTGGGGCGTCTGCGGACGGTTGGTTTTCTGGAGGGGGTTTCCTTTCTGGTTTTATTGGGCATTGCTATGCCGCTGAAGTACTTGGCCGGGCAGCCGGAAGCCGTGCGCCTGGTAGGCATGGCCCACGGAGTGCTGTTTGTGCTGTATGTACTGCTGGTGATTCAGGCAGCTATAGAGCACAGCTGGACGTGGCAGAAAACGCTACTGGCGCTGGTGGTATCGGTGTTGCCCTTTGGCACCTTCTGGGCTGATAAAAAGCTGTTCCGGGAGTAG
- a CDS encoding ferritin-like domain-containing protein, with the protein MAYENQTDWGGRSAGRTRSPRYASYSPEYDEHNLYSSRQGTALFGKGTVGGMLGSMSTTQKILGGALLLLGVTSLLKSGSTGGASARSQADALQELLLFVNDRVAGYQRAATESKDPELKGYYSQLVNQSRQFANKLNDYLRQLDVSQERGTTLKGKLYRGWMDAKATFTGFDENAILGANIYGEEWALKAYREALQAPGLSGEIRQEIVRQYGQAQDTYQRLKSMEFQPNAANAL; encoded by the coding sequence ATGGCTTATGAAAATCAAACAGACTGGGGCGGCCGCTCAGCCGGCCGCACCCGCTCGCCCCGCTATGCTTCCTATAGCCCTGAATATGACGAGCACAATCTATACTCCTCCCGCCAGGGCACCGCGCTGTTTGGCAAAGGCACGGTGGGCGGCATGCTTGGGAGTATGAGCACCACGCAGAAAATTCTGGGCGGCGCGCTGCTGCTGCTGGGCGTTACCTCCCTGCTGAAAAGCGGTAGCACCGGCGGCGCATCGGCCAGAAGCCAGGCCGATGCGCTGCAGGAACTGCTCCTGTTCGTAAACGACCGGGTAGCAGGCTACCAGCGGGCCGCCACCGAAAGCAAGGACCCGGAGCTGAAAGGCTACTACAGCCAACTGGTGAACCAGAGCCGGCAGTTTGCCAACAAGCTCAATGACTACCTGCGGCAGCTGGACGTAAGTCAGGAGCGGGGCACTACGCTGAAAGGCAAGCTCTACCGGGGTTGGATGGACGCCAAAGCCACCTTCACCGGCTTCGACGAAAACGCCATTCTGGGCGCCAATATCTACGGCGAAGAATGGGCCCTGAAAGCCTACCGCGAAGCCCTGCAGGCCCCGGGCCTGTCCGGGGAAATACGGCAGGAAATAGTGCGCCAGTACGGCCAGGCCCAAGACACGTACCAGCGCCTGAAAAGCATGGAGTTCCAGCCTAATGCGGCTAATGCCTTGTAA
- a CDS encoding cupin domain-containing protein, translated as MSATSTIFHTGSLLAGRHSAIGETKGQVLLDKNGQKVIFKTFQAGEVMPTHDAPMDVLVTVLAGRLIITVADTPTEVEAGDFVIIPAKERHSLTCLEPARILIYR; from the coding sequence ATGTCTGCTACCTCCACTATTTTCCATACCGGCAGCCTGCTGGCCGGCCGTCACTCTGCCATTGGCGAAACCAAAGGCCAGGTTCTGCTGGATAAAAACGGCCAGAAAGTCATTTTCAAAACCTTCCAGGCCGGCGAAGTCATGCCCACGCACGATGCGCCCATGGACGTGCTGGTAACCGTGCTGGCCGGCCGCCTCATCATCACCGTAGCCGATACGCCCACGGAAGTAGAAGCCGGCGACTTCGTCATCATTCCCGCCAAAGAGCGCCACTCCCTGACCTGCCTAGAGCCCGCCCGCATCCTGATTTACCGCTAG
- a CDS encoding aldehyde dehydrogenase family protein gives MPKIISPQVEYAGLLAQVKQLTPEIFDQEGRFLNLLEGRWQEPGQPREFISPVDGTALGALPMLDHATGLRAVQAAKQEAAAWAAIDLDERKRRVQDCLVQLRPQVDLIGKLLIWEIGKTYKLGFTDIDRAIEGVQWYVDNIEGMLDQRKPLGLVSNIASWNYPMSVLLHAVLVQALCGNAVIAKTPTDGGFISLSVTFAIARRCGLPVTLVSGPGGELSDVLVKNEAIDCLSFVGGRYNGRNIADALSTHNKRYMLEMEGVNTYGIWDYSDWDTLADQLKKGYDYGKQRCTAYVRFVVERRLFPQFLETYWNTIRSLQVGNPTLVDNIGDKLPDLAFGPVINKAQAEDLDRLYADALKTGATPIYDGKLDDSLFLPGQDRSAYRAPRALVNLPRQSELYFKEPFGPIDSIVLVDRVEELVGEMNISNGALVAAVASDDAKWAERTAKEVRAFKVGINKLRSRGDREEVFGGLGESWKGAFVGGKLLVEAVTEGKTPVLGNYQDATLLPEKI, from the coding sequence ATGCCAAAAATCATTTCGCCCCAGGTAGAATATGCCGGCCTACTGGCCCAGGTAAAGCAGCTGACGCCGGAAATCTTTGATCAGGAAGGCCGCTTTCTGAACCTGCTGGAAGGCCGCTGGCAGGAGCCCGGCCAGCCCCGCGAGTTTATCTCGCCGGTAGATGGCACGGCGCTGGGCGCGCTGCCCATGCTGGACCACGCCACCGGCCTGCGTGCCGTGCAGGCCGCCAAGCAGGAAGCCGCCGCCTGGGCCGCCATAGATTTGGATGAGCGCAAACGCCGCGTGCAGGACTGCCTGGTGCAGCTGCGCCCGCAGGTAGACCTCATTGGCAAGCTGCTGATCTGGGAAATCGGCAAAACCTATAAGCTAGGCTTTACGGACATTGACCGCGCCATTGAGGGCGTGCAGTGGTACGTGGATAACATTGAAGGCATGCTGGACCAGCGCAAGCCCTTAGGGCTGGTGAGCAACATTGCCTCTTGGAACTACCCCATGTCGGTGCTGCTGCACGCGGTGCTGGTGCAGGCGCTGTGCGGCAATGCCGTTATTGCCAAAACCCCTACCGATGGCGGCTTTATTTCCCTGAGCGTGACGTTTGCCATTGCCCGCCGCTGCGGCCTGCCCGTTACCCTGGTGAGCGGCCCCGGCGGCGAGCTGAGCGACGTGCTGGTGAAAAACGAAGCCATTGACTGCCTGAGCTTTGTGGGTGGGCGCTACAACGGCCGCAACATTGCGGATGCCCTCAGCACCCACAACAAGCGCTACATGCTGGAAATGGAAGGCGTGAACACCTACGGCATCTGGGATTACAGCGACTGGGACACCCTGGCCGACCAGCTCAAAAAGGGCTACGACTACGGCAAGCAGCGCTGCACCGCCTACGTGCGCTTTGTGGTAGAGCGCCGCCTGTTTCCGCAGTTCCTGGAAACCTACTGGAACACTATCCGCAGCCTGCAGGTGGGCAACCCCACGCTCGTCGATAATATCGGCGACAAGCTGCCGGATCTGGCCTTCGGACCCGTTATCAACAAAGCCCAGGCCGAAGACCTGGACCGCCTCTACGCCGACGCGCTGAAAACCGGCGCCACGCCTATTTATGACGGCAAGCTGGACGACAGTCTTTTCCTGCCCGGCCAGGACCGCTCCGCTTACCGCGCCCCGCGGGCCCTGGTAAACCTGCCGCGCCAGAGCGAGCTGTACTTCAAAGAGCCCTTCGGCCCCATCGACAGCATTGTGCTGGTAGACCGGGTAGAGGAGTTGGTGGGCGAAATGAACATCAGCAACGGCGCGCTGGTAGCCGCTGTGGCCTCCGATGATGCCAAGTGGGCGGAACGTACGGCCAAGGAAGTACGCGCCTTCAAAGTGGGTATCAACAAGCTCCGCTCCCGCGGCGACCGGGAAGAGGTGTTCGGGGGCCTGGGCGAGTCCTGGAAGGGCGCGTTTGTGGGCGGCAAGCTGCTGGTAGAAGCCGTAACGGAGGGCAAAACGCCGGTGCTGGGTAACTACCAGGATGCCACGCTGCTGCCGGAAAAGATTTAA
- a CDS encoding pyridoxal phosphate-dependent aminotransferase: MLTISERGRAMPLSPYRRLAPYAEAAKARGLTVYHLNIGQPDIETPPAMLEAVRNADIRVLEYSHGAGHPSYRRKLATYYQRAGINVSEDEIIVTTGGSEAILFALLSCLNPGDEVLVPEPFYGAYTAFSIAAGVTMVPMRSYLETGFALPPVQELEQHVSARTRAVLICNPNNPTGHVYSREELEQVLALCERHGLYLLADEAYREFCYEKPFVSALHLGPAAAEHVVLLDTISKRYSACGARLGALVTKNKAVHDAAFRFAQMRISPPGLAQLMGEAAADLPDSYFDHTKAEYQARRDRLVQRLQAMPGVRCPMPGGAFYVLCRLPVDSTERFAQWLLEEFDHKGQTVMMSPASGFYATPGAGLDEVRLAYVLNLTALDAAMDCLAHALEVYPGRRE, from the coding sequence ATGCTGACAATCTCCGAACGCGGCCGGGCGATGCCTTTGTCACCTTACCGGCGGCTCGCTCCATATGCCGAGGCGGCCAAAGCCCGCGGCCTCACTGTATACCACCTCAACATCGGCCAGCCGGATATTGAAACGCCCCCGGCTATGCTGGAAGCGGTGCGTAACGCGGATATCCGGGTGCTGGAATACAGCCACGGCGCGGGCCACCCCAGCTACCGCCGCAAGCTGGCCACTTACTACCAGCGCGCCGGCATCAACGTCAGCGAAGACGAGATTATCGTAACAACCGGGGGCTCAGAGGCCATTTTGTTTGCCCTGCTGAGCTGCCTGAATCCCGGCGACGAAGTGCTGGTGCCGGAACCGTTTTATGGGGCCTACACCGCCTTTTCCATTGCCGCCGGCGTAACCATGGTGCCGATGCGCTCTTACCTGGAAACCGGGTTTGCGCTGCCGCCCGTGCAGGAGTTGGAGCAACACGTATCAGCGCGCACCCGGGCCGTGCTCATCTGCAACCCCAACAATCCCACCGGCCACGTGTACAGCCGCGAGGAGCTGGAGCAGGTGCTGGCCCTTTGTGAGCGGCATGGCCTGTATTTGCTGGCCGATGAAGCCTACCGGGAGTTTTGCTACGAAAAGCCGTTTGTAAGTGCCCTGCACCTGGGGCCGGCCGCGGCCGAGCACGTGGTACTGCTGGATACCATTTCCAAGCGCTACAGCGCCTGCGGAGCCCGCCTAGGGGCTCTGGTCACGAAAAACAAGGCCGTGCACGATGCCGCCTTCCGCTTCGCGCAGATGCGCATCTCGCCGCCCGGGCTGGCCCAGCTGATGGGCGAAGCCGCGGCCGACCTGCCCGACTCCTACTTCGACCACACCAAAGCCGAATATCAGGCCCGTCGCGACCGGCTGGTGCAGCGCCTGCAGGCTATGCCCGGGGTGCGCTGCCCCATGCCCGGCGGCGCCTTCTATGTGCTCTGCCGCCTGCCTGTGGATAGCACCGAGCGGTTTGCGCAGTGGCTGCTGGAAGAGTTTGACCACAAAGGCCAGACGGTGATGATGTCGCCGGCCTCGGGCTTTTACGCCACCCCCGGCGCGGGCCTCGATGAGGTACGCTTGGCGTACGTGCTCAACCTCACGGCCCTGGATGCCGCCATGGACTGCCTGGCCCACGCGCTGGAAGTATATCCTGGTCGGCGGGAATAA
- a CDS encoding cytochrome b/b6 domain-containing protein, whose amino-acid sequence MAHATTETSPAKKYSAGLRIWHWANWAVISGLLSTILFLKVIINIKGLFPKMQETLAKNGVEATTEQLRSIGGLVNHRIWDWHIYLGVTLAGLLLWRIIVEVLQPASQKFSARLHQAKQSTHDAPYKAFRVRHSVAVKYSYLLFYVLLLVMVVTGLALIYADDVAALHKLEHTIKEVHNVNMYLILAFFAVHLLGVVWAELTKDRGIVSEMIHGGGPNPTDKQA is encoded by the coding sequence ATGGCACACGCTACCACCGAAACCTCTCCTGCCAAAAAATACTCCGCGGGCCTGCGCATCTGGCACTGGGCCAACTGGGCGGTTATTTCCGGTTTGCTAAGCACCATTCTGTTTCTGAAGGTTATCATTAACATAAAGGGGCTTTTTCCGAAGATGCAGGAGACCCTGGCGAAAAACGGGGTGGAGGCCACTACGGAGCAGCTGCGCAGCATTGGCGGGCTGGTGAATCACCGCATCTGGGACTGGCATATTTACCTGGGCGTAACTCTGGCCGGACTGCTGCTTTGGCGCATTATTGTAGAGGTATTGCAGCCGGCTTCGCAGAAATTCAGCGCCCGCCTGCATCAGGCCAAACAGTCTACTCATGATGCGCCCTACAAAGCCTTTCGGGTGCGGCACTCAGTGGCCGTGAAGTACTCTTACCTGCTATTTTATGTGCTGTTGCTGGTGATGGTAGTTACCGGGCTGGCCCTTATCTACGCCGATGACGTGGCGGCGCTGCACAAGCTGGAGCATACCATCAAGGAGGTGCATAACGTGAATATGTACCTCATTCTGGCCTTCTTCGCCGTGCATCTGCTGGGCGTAGTCTGGGCCGAGCTGACCAAGGACCGGGGCATTGTTTCCGAGATGATTCACGGCGGCGGCCCCAACCCAACAGATAAGCAGGCCTGA
- a CDS encoding NAD(P)-dependent alcohol dehydrogenase: MLPTKAYAAPAVNIPLEPFQFERRDVGPHDVQIEILFCGVCHSDLHQVRDEWGGSIFPMVPGHEIVGRVTQVGNQVRLFKAGDLAGVGCMVDSCRTCPSCREGLEQYCEVGFVGTYNGRELKSGAPTYGGYSNQIVVNEAFTLRVPDSLPLAGVAPLLCAGITTYSPLRQWKVGEGHRVGVMGLGGLGHMAVKLAAAMGAEVTVLSTSPNKEADAKALGAHKFVVTKDAEALNSVTNYFDFILNTVSAPLDMSLYVNLLRRDGTMILLGVPPEAPQLHAFNLIAKRRRIAGSLIGGIDETQEMLDFCARHNIVSDVEVIPMNYINEAYERMLKADVKYRFVIDMATL; the protein is encoded by the coding sequence ATGCTACCAACCAAAGCCTATGCCGCTCCCGCGGTTAATATTCCGCTGGAGCCTTTCCAGTTTGAGCGCCGCGACGTCGGCCCGCACGATGTGCAAATTGAAATTCTGTTCTGTGGCGTGTGCCACTCCGACCTGCACCAGGTGCGCGACGAGTGGGGCGGCTCGATCTTCCCTATGGTGCCCGGCCACGAAATTGTGGGCCGCGTAACCCAGGTAGGCAATCAGGTACGTCTGTTCAAAGCCGGCGACTTGGCCGGCGTAGGCTGCATGGTAGACTCCTGCCGCACCTGCCCCAGTTGCCGCGAAGGCCTGGAACAGTACTGCGAAGTAGGCTTTGTAGGCACCTACAATGGTCGCGAGCTGAAATCGGGGGCGCCTACCTACGGTGGCTACTCCAACCAGATTGTGGTAAATGAGGCCTTCACCTTGCGTGTGCCCGATAGCCTGCCGCTGGCCGGCGTTGCACCGCTGCTGTGCGCCGGCATTACCACGTACTCGCCGCTGCGCCAGTGGAAAGTAGGCGAGGGGCACCGCGTGGGTGTTATGGGCCTGGGCGGCCTGGGCCACATGGCCGTAAAGCTGGCCGCCGCTATGGGTGCCGAAGTAACCGTGCTCAGCACCTCGCCTAATAAAGAGGCAGATGCCAAGGCGCTGGGAGCCCACAAGTTTGTGGTAACCAAAGATGCTGAGGCGCTGAACAGCGTTACCAACTACTTCGATTTCATCCTTAACACGGTATCAGCGCCCCTGGATATGAGCCTGTACGTGAACCTGCTGCGCCGCGACGGAACCATGATTCTGCTGGGCGTGCCCCCGGAAGCGCCGCAGCTGCATGCCTTTAACCTCATTGCCAAGCGCCGCCGCATTGCCGGCTCGCTTATCGGCGGCATCGATGAAACTCAGGAAATGCTGGACTTCTGCGCCCGCCACAACATCGTTTCCGATGTCGAAGTCATTCCCATGAACTACATCAACGAAGCCTACGAGCGGATGCTGAAAGCCGACGTGAAATACCGCTTCGTAATTGATATGGCGACGCTGTAA